The Aquiluna sp. KACHI24 genome contains a region encoding:
- a CDS encoding bifunctional [glutamine synthetase] adenylyltransferase/[glutamine synthetase]-adenylyl-L-tyrosine phosphorylase: MTLARSSSLSELARLGFEELSETIPKLDELVSLVGDVGHAALAPISASSSPDRALAALIEIARLHKRELVKLLSNPQQASRLCAVLGASDGLADFIQRHPDSLDAFRSSPKISGHSLASSSRDELRIRYYQALLRIADFDLSSQTPLEIVPQVTRALSDLADGTIQAGIEVAKVELLGEGRLTEAALADLKFAVIAMGKTGARELNYLSDVDVIYVASGKLDNYLDTATKLATRLAKVLDEPSKEPGIWQLDPNLRPEGKQGALVRSLEGHRGYYEKWAEPWEFQALLKARFVAGDEILGTNYIQTIKPLIWSQPNRSAIVESARHLRKRVLDMIPPEEREVEIKLGRGGLRDVEFTAQLLQLVHGVTDESLRVMDTFSALDALADAGLLSRTDRDAFRRNYAFLRAVEHRVQLSKLRRTHLFPKDPSQQRRIARSLALSQTELIERYSSVRGETASLHDSVFYRPLLQATASLSPDEVVLSSDQIQQRLTAIGFRDAKGATQHIEALTQGVSRRAVIQRTLLPVLIRWMAEGTDPDRALLTFRRLSEELGETHWFLRMLRDSSGAAERLMNVLSNSAFIARVLESIPDSSQWFGDEETLKPQSLEQISEELDSLIERNGEGAHEAVRAVRRREYLRVAIGAVLGASSLQEISAGLTDITDAHLKAMLEIAKLRTQVDVDLGIVAMGRLGGRELGFGSDADCMLVYRGDTDQSEAANKLSQELLVLVKDSILEFELDLGLRPEGKNGPRVRSISGYQGYYERWAETWEFQALLRARMVCGSTELVQEFVELINRYRYPLELTPKQLLEIRRIKARVESERLPQGADPQRHFKLGRGSLSDIEWLIQLKQLQHVGQHPEVGEVGTLPALESLVAVGVIPKDDAERLREAWLLTSRCRSALVLAIDKQLDSLPTDRRALEAMARILEYEPGSAAELEEHYLGVTRRARQVFERLFLE, translated from the coding sequence ATGACGCTCGCTCGATCTAGCTCACTGAGTGAGCTGGCACGTCTTGGTTTTGAGGAACTTTCGGAGACGATCCCCAAATTAGACGAACTTGTCTCGCTGGTGGGAGATGTCGGTCATGCTGCCCTGGCTCCCATCAGCGCATCATCTTCACCCGATCGGGCACTAGCCGCTTTGATTGAAATAGCTAGGCTTCACAAGAGGGAGCTCGTGAAGCTACTCTCCAATCCACAACAGGCTTCGAGGTTGTGTGCGGTGCTGGGTGCATCGGATGGGCTTGCCGATTTCATACAGCGCCATCCCGACTCACTCGATGCCTTTAGATCTAGCCCAAAGATCTCAGGGCATTCCCTGGCCTCTAGCTCACGAGATGAATTGCGCATTCGTTACTACCAGGCATTGTTGAGGATCGCGGATTTTGATCTGAGTAGCCAGACTCCGTTGGAGATTGTGCCGCAGGTCACTCGAGCTCTCAGCGATTTGGCTGATGGAACCATACAAGCCGGTATTGAGGTTGCCAAGGTCGAATTACTAGGTGAAGGCAGATTGACCGAGGCTGCGCTTGCGGATCTAAAGTTCGCAGTCATTGCGATGGGCAAAACCGGTGCTCGTGAGCTGAATTACCTGAGTGACGTTGACGTAATCTACGTGGCATCTGGAAAGTTAGACAATTACCTCGATACTGCGACCAAACTGGCGACCAGGCTAGCCAAGGTGCTGGACGAACCTTCAAAGGAGCCTGGTATCTGGCAATTGGATCCAAACCTTAGACCTGAGGGAAAGCAAGGGGCATTAGTTAGGTCGCTGGAGGGCCATCGCGGCTACTACGAAAAATGGGCGGAGCCTTGGGAGTTCCAGGCGCTTCTGAAAGCAAGGTTCGTAGCCGGGGACGAGATTTTGGGCACAAACTACATCCAAACCATCAAGCCCCTGATCTGGTCTCAGCCAAATCGTTCGGCAATTGTGGAGAGTGCACGGCATCTGCGTAAACGGGTGCTTGACATGATCCCGCCTGAGGAACGTGAAGTCGAGATAAAACTGGGAAGAGGAGGGCTTCGAGACGTTGAGTTCACCGCTCAACTACTGCAGCTGGTTCACGGAGTAACGGATGAGTCACTTCGGGTTATGGACACTTTTAGCGCGCTCGATGCACTAGCCGATGCCGGACTGCTATCACGAACCGATCGGGATGCATTCAGACGCAACTACGCATTTCTGCGTGCGGTAGAGCATCGCGTGCAACTTTCAAAGCTGCGCCGCACCCACCTATTCCCGAAGGACCCTTCGCAGCAACGTCGGATAGCGAGATCGCTTGCTTTGTCGCAAACCGAGCTAATTGAGAGGTACTCGAGTGTTCGTGGTGAGACGGCCTCATTGCACGACTCGGTGTTCTACAGACCATTACTACAAGCAACGGCTTCCCTCAGTCCGGACGAGGTTGTATTGTCCTCGGATCAAATCCAGCAGCGCCTTACCGCAATTGGATTTAGGGACGCCAAGGGAGCAACTCAGCACATTGAGGCACTAACTCAGGGCGTCTCTCGCAGGGCGGTGATCCAGAGAACTCTGCTCCCGGTGTTGATTCGATGGATGGCCGAAGGAACCGATCCAGATAGAGCACTACTCACCTTTAGACGCCTATCTGAAGAGCTTGGGGAGACCCACTGGTTCCTAAGGATGCTCCGCGATAGCTCGGGGGCAGCAGAGCGTTTGATGAATGTCTTGTCAAACTCAGCCTTCATCGCAAGGGTGCTGGAGTCAATCCCAGATTCATCCCAGTGGTTCGGGGATGAAGAGACACTAAAGCCCCAGTCACTCGAGCAGATTTCCGAAGAGCTCGATTCACTAATCGAACGAAACGGTGAAGGTGCTCATGAGGCGGTTCGGGCCGTTCGTCGACGTGAGTATCTAAGAGTTGCAATCGGAGCCGTTCTTGGGGCCTCTAGCTTGCAAGAGATCTCCGCTGGGCTAACCGACATCACTGATGCGCATCTCAAGGCGATGCTTGAAATCGCAAAGCTGAGGACTCAGGTCGATGTTGACCTGGGAATTGTTGCCATGGGCAGACTTGGTGGCCGGGAACTCGGCTTTGGCTCAGATGCCGACTGCATGCTCGTCTACCGGGGTGATACAGACCAGAGTGAGGCCGCCAACAAGCTAAGCCAGGAGCTTTTGGTCTTGGTGAAAGATTCCATACTCGAGTTCGAACTTGATTTGGGGCTCAGGCCGGAGGGTAAGAATGGACCCAGAGTTCGATCGATAAGCGGTTACCAGGGCTACTACGAGCGCTGGGCGGAGACATGGGAGTTCCAAGCCTTACTCAGAGCCAGAATGGTTTGCGGGTCTACAGAGCTAGTTCAGGAATTTGTTGAACTGATCAACCGGTATCGCTATCCACTAGAACTCACACCTAAACAGCTCTTGGAAATCAGGCGCATCAAGGCCAGAGTCGAAAGTGAGCGGCTTCCTCAGGGGGCCGACCCGCAGCGACACTTCAAACTGGGTCGAGGTTCACTCAGTGACATCGAGTGGCTAATCCAGCTCAAGCAGCTGCAACACGTTGGCCAGCACCCAGAGGTCGGAGAGGTTGGGACACTGCCTGCACTCGAATCTCTGGTTGCGGTCGGGGTTATTCCTAAAGATGATGCTGAGCGATTGAGAGAGGCATGGCTACTTACCTCTAGGTGCAGAAGCGCACTCGTTCTAGCAATCGATAAACAGCTCGATTCACTGCCGACTGATCGAAGAGCACTTGAGGCGATGGCTCGTATTTTGGAGTATGAACCCGGCTCGGCTGCGGAGCTTGAAGAGCATTACCTAGGTGTGACAAGGCGCGCTCGTCAGGTCTTTGAGAGATTGTTCCTGGAATAA
- the lipB gene encoding lipoyl(octanoyl) transferase LipB, whose translation MPEFKVIGLDPNFVSYKDGLELQRDLHRKVVAGDAPDTVLLLEHSSVYTAGKRTEDHELPKDGSEYFETDRGGKITWHGPGQLIGYPIMRLPQPIDVVNYVRYLEEVLIDVIAEFGVAGIRVKGRTGVWVETPLGTQKVAAIGIRVSEKVTMHGFALNCNNSLDPYDHIIACGIQDATTTTLSILTGKLITPADAASLVMQKMGEIPNERKARA comes from the coding sequence ATGCCTGAATTCAAAGTAATCGGTTTAGACCCCAATTTCGTTTCCTATAAAGACGGTTTGGAATTGCAGCGAGATCTCCACCGCAAGGTGGTAGCCGGTGACGCGCCGGATACCGTCCTACTGCTTGAGCACTCAAGCGTCTACACGGCCGGAAAGCGAACCGAAGATCACGAACTACCCAAGGACGGTAGTGAGTATTTCGAGACTGATCGAGGTGGAAAAATCACCTGGCATGGCCCAGGGCAGTTGATCGGCTACCCAATAATGCGCCTGCCCCAGCCAATTGACGTCGTTAACTATGTTCGCTACCTCGAAGAGGTTCTTATCGACGTTATCGCCGAATTTGGCGTAGCGGGAATTCGCGTGAAGGGAAGGACCGGAGTCTGGGTCGAGACTCCACTTGGCACCCAGAAGGTTGCGGCAATCGGAATCCGAGTATCCGAGAAGGTGACGATGCACGGCTTTGCACTCAACTGCAACAACTCACTCGATCCCTATGACCACATCATCGCCTGCGGTATCCAGGATGCAACCACGACAACACTTTCAATTCTGACTGGAAAGCTGATTACCCCGGCAGATGCAGCTAGCCTTGTAATGCAAAAAATGGGAGAGATACCAAATGAGCGAAAAGCCAGAGCGTAA
- the lipA gene encoding lipoyl synthase → MSEKPERKLLRLEVRNSQVPIERKPEWIKTTAKMGPEYRQLHSLVKDKDLHTVCQEAGCPNIFECWEDREATFLIGGSQCTRRCDFCQIDTGKPAAFDADEPRRVGESVKQMDLRYATVTGVARDDLPDEGAWLYAETIRQIHRQSPGTGVEILVPDFSGKPELLQKVFDASPEVFAHNVETVPRIFKRIRPAFSYERSLDVLTQARNAGMVTKSNLILGMGEELEEVSQALRDLYEAGTDIITITQYLRPSPRHHPVERWVKPEEFVALAKEAEELGYLGVLAGPLVRSSYRAGRLWAKSMIAKGREIPAELKHLADKLEFSQATAVA, encoded by the coding sequence ATGAGCGAAAAGCCAGAGCGTAAGTTACTAAGGCTCGAGGTTCGCAACTCTCAGGTGCCAATCGAGCGAAAGCCAGAGTGGATTAAGACCACCGCGAAGATGGGTCCTGAGTACCGACAGTTGCACTCTCTCGTAAAGGACAAGGATCTACACACTGTCTGCCAAGAGGCAGGTTGCCCCAACATTTTTGAGTGCTGGGAGGATCGAGAAGCAACCTTCCTAATCGGAGGCTCGCAGTGCACCAGAAGGTGTGACTTCTGTCAGATTGACACTGGAAAGCCCGCCGCATTTGATGCAGATGAACCAAGACGCGTTGGTGAATCGGTCAAGCAGATGGATCTGCGCTACGCAACCGTAACCGGTGTCGCACGAGACGATCTACCCGATGAGGGCGCCTGGCTGTATGCCGAGACCATTCGCCAAATTCACCGCCAGTCCCCCGGTACTGGCGTCGAAATTTTAGTCCCAGACTTTTCCGGGAAGCCAGAGCTTCTGCAAAAGGTGTTTGATGCATCCCCGGAGGTTTTCGCACACAACGTGGAGACGGTGCCCAGGATCTTTAAGCGCATCCGCCCTGCCTTCAGCTACGAGCGCTCGCTCGATGTTCTCACTCAGGCGAGAAACGCCGGCATGGTCACCAAGAGCAACCTAATCCTTGGCATGGGTGAAGAGCTAGAAGAGGTCTCACAGGCGCTGCGAGATCTTTACGAGGCCGGTACTGACATCATCACAATCACGCAGTACCTAAGGCCATCTCCTCGCCATCACCCCGTTGAGCGTTGGGTCAAGCCAGAGGAGTTCGTCGCCTTAGCCAAGGAGGCCGAAGAGCTGGGCTACCTGGGAGTTCTCGCTGGGCCATTAGTTCGAAGTAGCTACCGCGCCGGAAGACTTTGGGCCAAGTCGATGATTGCCAAGGGTCGTGAGATACCGGCTGAGCTAAAACACCTCGCTGACAAACTTGAATTCAGCCAGGCAACCGCCGTCGCCTAA
- the glnA gene encoding type I glutamate--ammonia ligase, with protein sequence MFKTASEVIAYIKENDVKFLDVRFTDLPGVQQHFNLPVSQIDEDFFANGQLFDASSIRGFASIHESDMQLIPDVTTAYIDPFRIEKTLIISFDIYNPRNGELYHRDPRQVAHKAERYLASTGIADTAFFAPEAEFFIFDEVRYENKSNTAFHIVDSIEGAWNTARQEEGGNLGNKTPFKGGYFPVSPVDHLADIRDAIVLELEAAGLDVERSHHEVGTAGQCEINYRFDTLVKSADDVLKFKYIVKNVAHQYGKTVTFMPKPLFGDNGSGMHVHQSLWKDGKPLFYDEAGYGGLSDIARWYIGGLLKHAPSLLAFTNPTVNSYHRLVPGFEAPVNLVYSAGNRSAAIRIPMTGTNPKAKRIEFRAPDASGNPYLAFAAMLMAGLDGIKNRIEPHAPVDKDLYELPAEEAKLIPQVPGDLGAVLTALESDHEYLMQGNVFTQDLIETWIDYKREKELKPLAQRPHPYEFELYYGV encoded by the coding sequence ATGTTCAAGACCGCGTCCGAAGTGATCGCATACATCAAGGAAAACGACGTCAAGTTCCTCGATGTTCGCTTCACTGACCTTCCAGGCGTGCAGCAGCACTTCAACCTTCCAGTTTCTCAAATCGATGAGGACTTCTTCGCCAACGGACAGCTCTTTGATGCTTCCTCCATCCGCGGTTTTGCATCGATTCACGAGTCAGACATGCAGCTGATCCCAGATGTGACCACTGCCTACATCGATCCTTTCCGCATCGAGAAGACTCTGATCATCAGCTTCGACATTTACAACCCACGCAATGGCGAGCTTTACCACCGCGACCCTCGTCAGGTTGCTCACAAAGCAGAGCGCTACCTTGCATCAACCGGTATTGCTGACACTGCGTTCTTTGCCCCAGAGGCCGAGTTCTTTATCTTCGATGAGGTTCGTTACGAGAACAAGTCAAACACTGCATTCCACATCGTGGACTCCATTGAAGGTGCATGGAACACTGCCCGTCAGGAAGAGGGCGGAAACTTGGGTAACAAGACCCCATTCAAGGGTGGCTACTTCCCAGTTTCCCCAGTCGACCACCTGGCAGACATCCGTGACGCAATTGTCCTAGAGCTCGAGGCCGCTGGTCTTGATGTTGAGCGCAGCCACCACGAGGTCGGAACTGCTGGTCAGTGCGAGATCAACTACCGCTTCGACACGCTGGTCAAGTCAGCTGACGACGTGCTGAAGTTCAAGTACATCGTCAAGAACGTTGCACACCAGTACGGCAAGACCGTAACCTTCATGCCAAAACCACTGTTTGGTGACAACGGTTCCGGTATGCACGTTCACCAGTCCCTCTGGAAGGACGGCAAGCCACTGTTCTACGACGAGGCTGGCTACGGAGGTCTATCCGACATCGCACGCTGGTACATCGGTGGTCTACTGAAGCACGCACCAAGCTTGCTTGCTTTCACCAACCCAACTGTGAACTCCTACCACCGTCTGGTTCCAGGCTTTGAGGCACCAGTAAACCTGGTTTACTCAGCTGGAAACCGTTCGGCCGCAATCCGTATCCCGATGACCGGTACCAACCCGAAGGCAAAGCGCATTGAGTTCCGTGCTCCAGACGCCTCTGGTAACCCATACCTCGCTTTTGCAGCAATGCTCATGGCTGGTCTGGACGGTATCAAGAACCGCATCGAGCCTCACGCTCCTGTTGACAAGGACCTCTACGAGCTACCAGCCGAAGAGGCGAAGTTGATCCCACAGGTTCCTGGCGACCTGGGTGCAGTTCTGACTGCGCTCGAGAGCGACCACGAGTACCTGATGCAGGGCAACGTATTTACTCAGGATCTAATTGAGACCTGGATCGACTACAAGCGTGAGAAGGAACTGAAGCCACTTGCTCAGCGCCCTCACCCTTACGAGTTCGAGCTGTACTACGGCGTCTAA
- a CDS encoding DUF4191 domain-containing protein, whose protein sequence is MPKDKKNKAPGRFRQLLQVYKITAKSDPSSAWIAALGFLGALGVGLIAGYLLDPGNPWSMVLWGLTGTTSGLLIAMIIMSKRAERNAYMRIEGQPGAVGAVLDSQIRRSWRANPMPVAINGKTKEAVYRMVGPAGVVLIAEGSGARVTQMLDDEARKINRAAPGATVHKLKVSQDNGIRLHALLKTVYKLGKTMNRAEVTAVTNRLEALGAGAGLPIPKGIDPTKVRAPKRKG, encoded by the coding sequence GTGCCTAAAGATAAGAAGAACAAAGCCCCTGGACGTTTCCGTCAGCTGCTGCAGGTTTATAAGATCACCGCGAAGAGCGACCCTTCCAGCGCTTGGATAGCCGCCCTCGGGTTCCTAGGAGCTCTCGGTGTAGGTCTAATTGCCGGCTACCTTCTAGATCCGGGTAACCCCTGGTCGATGGTTCTCTGGGGCCTAACTGGCACGACTTCTGGTCTGCTAATCGCAATGATCATCATGTCTAAGCGTGCAGAGCGAAACGCCTACATGCGTATTGAAGGTCAGCCCGGTGCGGTTGGTGCGGTGCTGGATAGCCAGATAAGAAGATCTTGGCGAGCAAACCCAATGCCGGTTGCCATCAACGGCAAGACAAAAGAGGCTGTGTACCGGATGGTTGGTCCAGCGGGCGTGGTTTTGATTGCCGAGGGTTCAGGTGCACGCGTAACCCAGATGCTTGATGATGAGGCTCGGAAGATCAACCGCGCAGCACCGGGGGCAACCGTTCATAAACTGAAGGTTTCACAAGACAACGGCATTCGCCTTCATGCGCTACTAAAGACCGTCTACAAGCTTGGCAAGACCATGAACCGTGCTGAGGTAACTGCGGTTACCAACCGACTCGAGGCACTTGGGGCTGGTGCTGGCCTGCCAATTCCGAAGGGTATTGACCCAACCAAGGTTCGCGCTCCAAAGCGCAAGGGTTAA